From Aedes aegypti strain LVP_AGWG unplaced genomic scaffold, AaegL5.0 Primary Assembly AGWG_AaegL5_hic_scaff_56_PBJ_arrow, whole genome shotgun sequence, the proteins below share one genomic window:
- the LOC110681206 gene encoding uncharacterized protein LOC110681206, with protein MSAKRTIQKKLSAAALMRAIQSQNASDEATDNLPVAPEKKDASSQTESNESVEGNDSLAIKINKCLLLLSHLNTKVDALGANQYQQPGRSSNEQINLSKITFQPVKSLADFESLEDRCRDESFVKGIVASIGNIHGRHRYTSQGATVSLRIIDYFFARNFLLQCSWTGATRSSGNKEAKKQKVPFMKFDRTIDLFYQTVLYSDPSYTLDECKTFLHRCLKNAHQRFAEVTGIRKPVSRKRKQLTNEVVPPEDRMTGGQSKDFDNIAEADTSYNEGSLVETNGNASWQVEFLEEEENLPPKWLKIEN; from the exons A TGTCTGCCAAAAGAACAATCCAGAAAAAATTAAGTGCAGCTGCATTGATGCGAGCCATTCAATCGCAAAATGCTTCGGACGAGGCTACGGATAACTTGCCGGTAGCACCAGAGAAGAAAGATGCTTCATCGCAGACGGAGTCGAATGAATCCGTGGAAGGGAATGATAGCCTAGCTATCAAAATAAACAAATGCCTTTTGCTGTTGTCTCACTTGAATACAAAAGTGGATGCGTTGGGCGCGAATCAATATCAGCAGCCTGGAAGGTCTTCAAATGAGCAGATCAATCTGTCGAAGATAACTTTCCAACCCGTTAAAAGTTTGGCCGATTTTGAAAGCTTGGAGGATCGCTGCCGAGATGAATCGTTTGTGAAGGGAATTGTTGCCTCCATTGGAAATATTCACGGTCGTCACAGATATACAAGTCAAGGAGCAACGGTGAGTCTTCGAATAATCGACTACTTCTTCGCTCGCAATTTCCTGCTACAGTGCTCGTGGACAGGTGCTACTCGTTCGTCCGGTAACAAGGAAGCCAAAAAGCAAAAAGTACcgttcatgaagtttgatagaACGATTGATTTGTTTTATCAAACGGTGCTTTATTCCGACCCATCCTATACGCTAGATGAATGCAAAACTTTTCTGCACCGCTGCTTGAAGAACGCACATCAACGGTTCGCGGAGGTAACCGGAATAAGAAAACCAGTCTCGAGAAAACGGAAGCAATTGACGAACGAAGTCGTTCCACCTGAAGACCGTATGACCGGAGGACAGAGTAAGGATTTCGACAACATTGCAGAGGCAGATACAAGTTACAACGAAGGATCACTGGTAGAAACCAACGGAAATGCATCGTGGCAAgtagagtttctggaggaagaGGAGAATTTGCCGCCAAAGtggttaaaaattgaaaattag